Proteins found in one Triticum aestivum cultivar Chinese Spring chromosome 4D, IWGSC CS RefSeq v2.1, whole genome shotgun sequence genomic segment:
- the LOC123096799 gene encoding uncharacterized protein, which yields MPPKRKSPVATAAAPAMPPRMTRSMAAGKRGADAPAKKEEAEAAPAAAGGKGRKKAKKEVSAVETVLSPPAAAKQKVKKNAKKEVVAAAVDDGGAGAESGKRVIVEAWTKWISQTSTSLHLQKMWTKWMKKQKMKWKEMEWKEMKLFKIQVLGKLVEKIKPSMTSKNLLLM from the exons ATGCCTCCCAAGCGCAAGTCCCCGGTTGCGACGGCGGCAGCCCCCGCAATGCCGCCTAGGATGACCCGGAGCATGGCCGCCGGGAAGCGGGGCGCCGACGCTCCGGCTAAAAAGGAGGAAgcagaggcggcgccggcggcggccgggggGAAGGGcaggaagaaggccaagaaggaggtgtCTGCGGTGGAGACGGTACTGTCGCCTCCTGCAGCGGCCAAGCAGAAGGTGAAGAAAAATGCCaagaaggaggtggtggcggcCGCGGTAGATGATGGCGGTGCTGGCGCTGAAAGCGGGAAGCGCGTCATCGTCGAGGCCTG GACAAAATGGATCTCCCAGACCTCAACTTCACTCCACCTGCAGAAGATGTGGACGAAATGGATGAAGAAGCAGAAAATGAAATGGAAGGAGATGGAGTGGAAGGAGATGAAATTGTTCAAAATCCAG GTGCTGGGCAAATTGGTAGAAAAAATAAAACCCTCAATGACCAGCAAAAATTTGTTGCTTATGTAG